GAATCGGGGGATTTTTTAGCAAAGGACAGGTTAATCCCGCTTGTTCATAAAAACGATTATCTGTGTGTCAGGTCGGCGGGGGCATATGGGTTTTCCATGGCGTCAAATTATAATCTTCGTTTAAAACCCGCGGAGGTTATAGTGAACAATGACAAATTTTATTTGATAAGGGAAAGAGAATTATTGGATGATTTATTGAATCATCAAAAGATAGCTGGATTATGAAAGAGATAAATTTTACAAAGATGGTTGGAAACGGGAATGATTTTATAGTCATCGATAACCGTAATAATTTTATTTTAGAAAAGGATAAAAGCAATCTGGCAAAATTGCTTTGCACACGGCACTGGTCAATAGGCGCTGACGGGTTATTATTGATTGAGGAATCAAAAAAAGCCGGTTTTACCATGAGAATATTTAACCCGGACGGAGGGGAAGCGCAGATGTGCGGAAACGGCGCGCGCTGCGCGGTAAAATTTGCGTACTTGAAATTCTGCAAAAGCGAGAATTTAGTCATGGAGACAAAAGCCGGGATAATTAACGCCCGGGTGAAAAAAGAAATGGTGAGTTTGGCAATGACTGAACCCTCGCAAATAACTTTAAATTTAAACCTGAAATTAAAGGAGATGACGAAAGAGGTGTCTTTTATTAATACAG
Above is a genomic segment from bacterium containing:
- the dapF gene encoding diaminopimelate epimerase → MKEINFTKMVGNGNDFIVIDNRNNFILEKDKSNLAKLLCTRHWSIGADGLLLIEESKKAGFTMRIFNPDGGEAQMCGNGARCAVKFAYLKFCKSENLVMETKAGIINARVKKEMVSLAMTEPSQITLNLNLKLKEMTKEVSFINTGVPHVVFFTDNLDKVDVSKLGKEIRYYPEFSSQGTNVNFVQVISDTNIRVRTYERGVEGETLACGTGSVASAIISYLKKNVINPVNVITKGGELKVYFKEKDKKINNVFLEGKASVVYEGRIELKN